One genomic window of Candidatus Poribacteria bacterium includes the following:
- a CDS encoding transposase, producing MTAETQQETPRYNGIRKQVSRKDFNRYIFPHLKKRIKGRKPKLSFYKLFNDILYVLHTGIQWNQLRSRRNEIHWSNVYKWHNRWSKDGSYENLFQASVIDLLDTDQLDTTRLHGDGSNTVVKKGGRVSDTPDTNTRKVKKS from the coding sequence ATGACAGCTGAAACTCAACAGGAAACCCCGAGATACAACGGTATTCGGAAGCAAGTCTCGCGTAAGGATTTTAATCGTTATATCTTTCCACATCTGAAGAAACGCATCAAAGGGCGAAAGCCGAAACTTTCTTTCTACAAGCTATTCAACGATATTCTCTATGTTTTGCATACCGGCATTCAATGGAACCAACTCCGCAGCCGGCGGAATGAAATCCATTGGTCGAACGTCTATAAATGGCATAATCGCTGGTCAAAAGATGGTTCTTATGAGAACCTTTTTCAAGCATCTGTCATCGATTTGCTGGATACCGATCAACTTGATACGACGCGCCTTCACGGAGATGGATCCAATACCGTTGTGAAAAAAGGGGGGAGGGTATCGGATACTCCGGACACAAACACCAGAAAGGTGAAAAAGAGTTGA
- a CDS encoding transposase: MTITDNHGFIIGPITIRPVNEHDTTILPEAFSHIIAFSQRMGIVLCGSALTLDSAFDSKANHPLIREHGMKPVIYPNRRNAKEPIVIARKFRWFDEEIYKDRYKVERTFGWQDTYRRLALSYDKLKETRLGFRHLAYAMINFRITFNDP, from the coding sequence TTGACGATCACCGATAATCACGGGTTCATCATAGGACCGATAACGATCAGACCCGTCAATGAGCATGATACAACGATTTTGCCGGAAGCCTTTAGCCATATAATCGCCTTTAGTCAACGCATGGGTATAGTTCTGTGTGGTTCTGCACTGACGCTTGATTCTGCTTTTGATTCTAAGGCGAATCACCCGTTGATTAGAGAACACGGAATGAAACCTGTGATCTATCCCAACCGCCGCAATGCTAAGGAACCTATCGTCATTGCCCGTAAGTTCCGGTGGTTTGACGAGGAGATATACAAAGACCGCTATAAAGTCGAGCGAACTTTCGGATGGCAGGACACTTATAGGCGACTCGCCTTGAGTTATGATAAACTCAAAGAGACCCGTCTCGGGTTCCGTCATCTCGCATATGCTATGATTAACTTTCGTATAACTTTCAACGATCCATAA
- a CDS encoding YCF48-related protein: MKKMLQHITCYFIAILFGTSLLLTGCVKKEITRQADWGTHFTDIHFADAKHGWIVGHQGWILHTADGGINWEKQTVNTTEDFKSVYFTNLRNGWAVGDKGLIAITDDGGRHWTVQKTEISMLFLDVFFYDSKIGWIAGQDGMFYTENGGKTWQHQDVSEFQVKGVFFVDKERGWTVGDYDRIFVTTDSSDTWRRQENLVKTDTTTTVCNLHTVFFISPYEGWCGGTDGTVFYTNNGGTEWRNQVSKLPPIYGHVRPIVNNFHFRSEDDGLMVAQGGFINRTEDGGDNWQLVESPTKNDLMGVQFTSRKQAWAVGMNGTLLHSEDGGITWEMKSGTTADALQSVAFADANRAVAVGEKGTITTTDDSGKTWTDIEMDTWHRIRNLSFATDKEGWAVGDGGLILHTTDAGQTWERQTSGWWYTLNALHFINPQKGWIVGDLGTVLHTADGGKTWVQQTPRYFHEMIKGIFFLNEQEGWVVGWPGIIFHTTDSGRTWKRQNSKSYNELYAAYFIDRHTGWVVGQLGEILHTLDGGKTWKFQRSGTQANLNKVYFADENHGLVVGDEGVILTTINGGVTWELQNSGTSNDLYSFSLSPEGILAVGENGVAMRYAVDTEKFIVELPPAAEEVAAALEAQPVEPVEYHWEIIQSGALQTYFTDTYFLSALRGWTVGHGGVILNTTDGGKTWHPQRSGVTEDLQCIVFIDEKHGWIGGNSVLLRTENGGETWEVIREGLETIYYIGAMHFINPKVGWLGANNGQTLHTRDGGKTFRLQKTGLGYPPIDGLHFINPKEGWAVTPRMMRSGSYLLHTVDGGDHWEVQARTNQYGVGIHFMNETAGWVVLANGASLLTTDGGTTWKQTLSKMSGGTRLHAVKFRNHTEAWGIANDKTLLMTHNQGKHWEVINDSLGNQRATLDDESWVHQMAKEQFLPAFNVTNAHILEDGKGWIVGAMMSAPRTTDDFVIDADEQVQDTIGQIYSTTDFGENWHHQLGKQRNTLRDVLFLDEQHGWIAGDNGDLFLTEDGGQTWQHLESGTTQRIVDVHFTSLEPKWGWLMLRDATLLYTQDGSQWTAQNKQERLPHEEFFAINDVAFGNFSEGWAVGERGDIIHNPDGGTTWARQRTSTSKPLTSVDMKFAPLGWAVGTNGVTQRTVNGGEYWKFHETHTGSDLKAVSFITKRKGWAAGRGGIILSTTDGGFTWTSQASGVNQSLYDILALSEQEIYAVGATGTIIHSTDGGETWEQEHTGINDNLYAVTRVKGSDTLWAVGQLGVVLRRPKR; encoded by the coding sequence ATGAAAAAGATGCTTCAACACATCACATGCTATTTCATAGCGATCCTCTTCGGAACTTCCTTACTGTTAACCGGTTGTGTAAAAAAGGAAATTACGCGTCAAGCGGATTGGGGAACCCATTTCACGGACATCCACTTTGCCGATGCCAAACACGGCTGGATTGTGGGGCACCAAGGCTGGATTCTCCATACGGCTGACGGGGGGATAAATTGGGAAAAACAGACGGTCAATACGACTGAAGACTTCAAATCGGTATATTTCACAAATCTCCGTAACGGTTGGGCAGTTGGTGACAAGGGGTTAATCGCGATTACGGACGATGGCGGACGACATTGGACAGTCCAAAAAACTGAGATTTCTATGCTATTTTTGGATGTCTTTTTTTATGATTCAAAGATCGGTTGGATTGCCGGACAAGATGGGATGTTCTACACAGAAAACGGTGGAAAAACATGGCAACATCAGGATGTGAGTGAGTTTCAAGTTAAGGGCGTTTTCTTTGTAGATAAAGAGCGCGGATGGACAGTCGGTGACTACGACCGAATCTTTGTTACCACTGACAGCAGTGATACATGGCGGAGACAAGAGAACCTCGTTAAGACAGATACCACAACGACAGTCTGCAACCTTCACACCGTATTTTTTATCAGCCCTTATGAGGGATGGTGTGGTGGCACAGATGGCACGGTTTTTTATACCAACAACGGTGGTACAGAATGGAGAAACCAGGTGAGTAAACTGCCGCCGATTTATGGACATGTCCGTCCCATTGTAAACAATTTCCATTTCCGCAGCGAGGATGACGGTCTCATGGTCGCACAAGGTGGATTTATTAATCGGACAGAGGACGGCGGAGACAATTGGCAACTCGTAGAGAGCCCTACAAAGAACGATCTGATGGGGGTTCAGTTCACAAGTCGTAAACAGGCGTGGGCAGTCGGTATGAACGGAACGCTCTTGCACTCAGAAGATGGCGGTATCACGTGGGAAATGAAAAGTGGCACGACAGCGGATGCGCTGCAGAGCGTGGCGTTCGCGGATGCAAACCGGGCGGTTGCCGTCGGAGAGAAAGGCACAATCACAACAACTGATGACAGTGGCAAAACATGGACGGATATAGAGATGGACACATGGCATCGTATCCGGAATCTATCTTTCGCCACCGATAAGGAAGGCTGGGCAGTTGGGGACGGCGGACTCATCCTCCACACAACCGATGCAGGTCAAACGTGGGAACGGCAAACCAGCGGTTGGTGGTATACCTTGAACGCCCTTCATTTCATTAATCCTCAGAAGGGATGGATCGTTGGGGACTTAGGCACTGTGCTTCACACCGCGGACGGCGGCAAGACGTGGGTACAACAGACACCGCGCTATTTCCACGAAATGATTAAAGGCATCTTTTTCCTCAATGAGCAAGAAGGCTGGGTGGTCGGATGGCCGGGTATTATTTTTCATACAACAGATAGCGGTCGGACGTGGAAACGGCAGAATAGCAAGAGTTACAACGAACTCTACGCTGCTTATTTTATTGACCGACATACCGGCTGGGTCGTCGGACAACTCGGTGAGATTCTACATACACTCGACGGCGGAAAAACGTGGAAATTCCAACGGAGTGGGACACAGGCAAATCTAAACAAGGTCTATTTTGCCGATGAAAACCACGGGTTAGTCGTTGGAGATGAAGGAGTCATTTTGACCACTATCAATGGGGGTGTGACGTGGGAGTTGCAGAACAGTGGCACGTCTAACGATCTCTATAGCTTCTCGCTCTCTCCTGAAGGCATCCTCGCTGTCGGTGAAAACGGTGTTGCGATGCGTTATGCTGTGGATACGGAGAAGTTTATTGTTGAATTGCCACCTGCTGCTGAAGAAGTCGCAGCAGCATTAGAAGCACAACCCGTAGAACCTGTTGAATATCATTGGGAAATTATCCAATCAGGTGCCTTACAGACCTATTTCACCGATACTTATTTTCTCTCTGCGCTGCGCGGCTGGACGGTCGGACATGGCGGTGTTATTTTAAATACGACAGATGGTGGCAAAACGTGGCATCCACAACGCAGCGGCGTAACGGAAGACCTGCAGTGTATCGTCTTCATTGATGAGAAACACGGCTGGATCGGGGGCAATAGTGTACTCCTGCGAACCGAGAATGGCGGTGAGACATGGGAGGTAATTCGTGAAGGGTTGGAAACTATCTACTATATCGGTGCGATGCACTTCATTAATCCGAAAGTGGGCTGGCTCGGTGCGAATAACGGGCAAACGCTTCACACAAGAGATGGCGGCAAAACCTTCCGATTGCAGAAAACAGGGCTTGGGTATCCACCTATCGACGGCTTACACTTTATCAACCCCAAAGAAGGGTGGGCAGTAACACCACGCATGATGAGAAGCGGAAGTTACCTGCTGCATACCGTAGACGGTGGGGATCACTGGGAGGTCCAAGCCAGGACAAATCAGTATGGTGTCGGTATTCATTTTATGAATGAGACCGCCGGTTGGGTGGTACTGGCGAATGGTGCATCACTTCTCACAACAGATGGCGGCACGACATGGAAACAGACACTGTCCAAAATGTCCGGTGGCACTCGACTCCATGCCGTAAAATTCCGGAATCATACGGAAGCTTGGGGCATCGCGAATGACAAGACACTTCTCATGACACACAACCAAGGCAAGCATTGGGAGGTAATAAATGACTCGCTCGGTAATCAACGCGCAACCCTTGACGATGAAAGCTGGGTGCATCAAATGGCAAAAGAACAATTTCTCCCTGCTTTCAACGTGACAAACGCTCACATCCTTGAGGATGGAAAGGGGTGGATCGTCGGTGCGATGATGTCAGCACCCCGCACGACCGATGACTTCGTTATCGATGCCGACGAGCAAGTGCAAGATACGATAGGCCAGATTTATAGCACAACAGATTTCGGAGAAAACTGGCACCACCAACTCGGCAAACAGCGGAATACCCTCCGCGATGTGTTATTTCTCGATGAGCAACACGGTTGGATTGCCGGGGATAACGGTGATTTATTTTTAACTGAAGATGGCGGACAGACATGGCAACATTTAGAGAGTGGGACCACGCAACGTATCGTCGATGTCCACTTCACCAGCCTTGAACCGAAATGGGGATGGCTGATGCTCCGAGATGCAACATTACTCTACACGCAAGACGGATCACAATGGACGGCACAAAACAAGCAAGAACGACTCCCACACGAGGAATTCTTTGCCATAAATGATGTCGCATTCGGTAACTTTTCTGAAGGTTGGGCTGTCGGAGAGCGTGGCGATATTATACACAATCCAGACGGAGGTACCACTTGGGCACGGCAGCGCACCTCAACCAGTAAACCCCTCACGAGCGTTGATATGAAATTCGCACCCCTCGGTTGGGCGGTTGGCACAAATGGTGTTACCCAACGCACTGTCAACGGTGGCGAATATTGGAAGTTCCACGAAACCCACACCGGTTCCGATCTGAAGGCAGTGTCGTTCATTACGAAACGAAAGGGATGGGCAGCCGGACGCGGTGGAATTATCCTATCTACCACCGACGGGGGTTTCACGTGGACATCACAAGCAAGTGGTGTGAACCAAAGCCTTTACGACATCTTGGCACTCTCTGAACAAGAAATCTACGCCGTTGGTGCTACTGGAACTATCATCCACTCGACAGATGGCGGGGAAACGTGGGAACAGGAGCATACTGGGATTAATGACAACCTGTATGCAGTCACGCGGGTCAAAGGCAGCGATACGCTTTGGGCAGTTGGACAGTTGGGCGTTGTCCTGCGCCGTCCTAAGCGTTGA